The following coding sequences lie in one Sphingobium sp. KCTC 72723 genomic window:
- a CDS encoding SDR family NAD(P)-dependent oxidoreductase — protein sequence MANRFSGKTVLVTGSAGGLGRAHALAFAGEGAHLILADINEAGLAESRALVEALGTTASVHRVDMGQEADIAAFAATVLANHDRLDVLINNAGLHAGEIARGFFGLGMAKWQHFFAVNTFGPMLLAEALRPALARAKGVIINKCSMASYNPATAYGITKASLNIFTHAMAQQFGADEIRCVGIAPGLMETEAALQGVDPANWERLKAMQSVKRQGTAGDISNLALFLASDEGSFVNNQVILCDGGNQMRGFRF from the coding sequence ATGGCCAATCGTTTCAGCGGCAAAACCGTGCTGGTTACCGGCTCCGCAGGCGGCCTTGGCCGCGCCCATGCGCTGGCTTTTGCAGGGGAGGGCGCGCACCTGATCCTGGCCGACATCAACGAAGCCGGGCTGGCGGAAAGCAGGGCGTTGGTCGAGGCGCTGGGCACCACCGCGTCAGTCCACCGCGTCGACATGGGGCAAGAGGCCGACATCGCCGCCTTCGCAGCCACCGTGCTGGCCAACCATGACCGGCTGGACGTTCTCATCAACAATGCGGGGCTTCATGCGGGCGAAATCGCGCGCGGCTTCTTTGGCCTTGGCATGGCCAAGTGGCAGCATTTCTTTGCGGTCAACACCTTTGGCCCGATGCTGCTGGCCGAAGCGTTGCGCCCGGCGCTGGCCCGCGCCAAGGGCGTCATCATCAACAAATGCTCGATGGCCAGTTATAATCCCGCGACCGCCTATGGCATTACCAAGGCGTCGCTCAACATCTTCACCCATGCCATGGCGCAGCAATTTGGCGCGGACGAAATCCGCTGCGTCGGCATCGCACCGGGCCTGATGGAAACCGAAGCCGCGCTGCAAGGGGTCGATCCCGCCAATTGGGAGCGGTTGAAAGCGATGCAGTCGGTCAAGCGGCAGGGGACGGCGGGCGACATTTCCAATCTCGCCCTGTTCCTGGCTTCCGACGAAGGCAGCTTCGTCAACAATCAGGTCATCCTGTGCGACGGCGGCAACCAGATGCGCGGATTCCGCTTCTGA
- a CDS encoding nuclear transport factor 2 family protein, translating to MTAQADQALAIANLKARYCAAADLSASDPDHARRLFAAIFADDFLGDYGAGLLESPQAITDYLCTAISANSEWMIHMLHSPCIDVNGDRATGDWTVLGYMKRRATGAIDTVIGRYSDIFRLTAQGWRIARVTFTRLQ from the coding sequence ATGACTGCGCAGGCGGATCAGGCACTGGCGATCGCCAACCTCAAGGCCCGCTATTGCGCGGCTGCCGACCTGTCCGCCAGCGACCCCGATCATGCCCGCCGCCTGTTCGCCGCTATATTCGCCGACGATTTTCTTGGCGATTATGGTGCCGGTCTGCTCGAAAGTCCGCAGGCGATCACCGACTATCTCTGCACCGCGATCAGCGCGAACAGCGAATGGATGATTCATATGCTCCATTCGCCCTGCATAGACGTGAACGGCGATCGTGCGACCGGCGACTGGACCGTTCTGGGCTATATGAAGCGTCGTGCCACCGGCGCAATCGACACCGTTATCGGCCGCTACAGCGACATTTTCCGCCTGACAGCGCAGGGCTGGCGGATCGCACGGGTAACCTTCACCCGCCTGCAATAA